In Arvicanthis niloticus isolate mArvNil1 chromosome 10, mArvNil1.pat.X, whole genome shotgun sequence, a single genomic region encodes these proteins:
- the Soat1 gene encoding sterol O-acyltransferase 1 isoform X1, which produces MVGKEKMSLRNRLFRSGENPEQDEAQKNLLDTHKNGHMTMKQLIAKKRQLAAEAEELKPLFLKEVGCHFDDFVTNLIEKSASLDNGGCALTTFSILEEMKNNHRAKDLRAPPEQGKIFISRRSLLDELFEVDHIRTIYHMFIALLIIFILSTLVVDYIDEGRLVLEFNLLAYAFGKLSIVIWTWWAMFLSALSIPYFLFQQWAYGYSKSSHPLIYSLVHGSLFLVFQLGILGFVPTYVVLAYTLPPASRFILILEQIRLVMKAHSFVRENVPRVLNAAKEKSSTVPVPTVNQYLYFLFAPTLIYRDNYPRTPTVRWGYVAMQFLQVFGCLFYVYYIFERLCAPLFRNIKQEPFSARVLVLCVFNSILPGVLMLFLSFFAFLHCWLNAFAEMLRFGDRMFYKDWWNSTSYSNYYRTWNVVVHDWLYYYVYKDLLWFFSKRFKSAAMLAVFALSAVVHEYALAVCLSYFYPVLFVLFMFFGMAFNFIVNDSRKRPIWNIMVWTSLFLGHGVILCFYSQEWYARQHCPLKNSTFLDYVRPRSWTCRYVF; this is translated from the exons GAGCTGAAGCCACTGTTTCTGAAAGAAGTTGGGTGTCACTTTGATGACTTTGTGACCAACCTCATTGAAAAGTCAGCATCTCTGGACAATGGCGGGTGTGCGCTCACAACCTTCTCCATCcttgaagaaatgaaaaacaaccaCAGAGCCAA agaTCTGAGAGCACCTCCAGAACAAGGGAAGATTTTTATTTCAAGGCGGTCTCTGTTAGA CGAGCTGTTTGAAGTGGACCACATCAGAACAATCTACCACATGTTCATCGCACTCCTCATCATCTTCATCCTCAGCACGCTCGTCGTGGATTACATCGATGAAGGGAG GCTGGTACTTGAGTTCAATCTCCTGGCCTATGCTTTTGGCAAACTTTCTATTGTTATTTGGACATGGTGGGCCATGTTCCTATCTGCACTGTCAATCCCCTATTTCCTGTTCCAGCAATGGGCCTACGGTTATAGCAAGAGTTCTCACCCGCTGATCTATTCCCTTGTCCATGGCTCGCTCTTCTTAGTCTTTCAACTTGGAATCCTAGGTTTTGTACCAACGTATGTTGTCTTAGCGTACACACTGCCACCGGCCTCCCGGTTCATTCTGATACTGGAACAG ATTCGTTTGGTAATGAAGGCTCACTCGTTTGTCAGAGAGAATGTGCCACGAGTACTAAATGCAGCCAAGGAGAAGTCAA GCACAGTTCCGGTACCCACAGTCAACCAGTACCTGTACTTCCTGTTTGCTCCGACACTTATTTACCGAGACAACTACCCAAG gaCTCCTACAGTAAGATGGGGTTATGTTGCTATGCAGTTCTTAcag GTTTTTGGTTGCCTGTTTTATGTGTACTACATCTTTGAGAGACTCTGTGCCCCACTGTTCCGGAATATTAAACAGGAGCCCTTCAGTGCTCGTGTCCTGGTCCTGTGTGTATTTAACTCCATCTTGCCAG GTGTGCTGATGCTGTTCCTTTCGTTCTTTGCCTTTTTGCACTGCTGGCTCAACGCCTTTGCTGAAATGTTACGCTTTGGTGACAGGATGTTTTATAAG GACTGGTGGAACTCTACGTCATACTCCAACTACTACAGGACCTGGAATGTGGTGGTCCACGACTGGCTCTACTACTATGTTTACAAGGACCTCCTCTGG TTTTTCTCAAAGAGGTTCAAATCTGCCGCCATGTTGGCCGTCTTTGCCCTGTCAGCCGTGGTGCATGAGTATGCCCTTGCTGTCTGCTTGAGCTACTTCTACCCAGTCCTCTTTGTGCTCTTCATGTTCTTTGGAA TGGCTTTTAACTTCATTGTTAACGACAGTCGGAAAAGGCCAATCTGGAACATTATGGTTTGGACTTCTCTGTTCCTGGGCCATGGAGTCATTCTGTGCTTTTATTCTCAAGAGTGGTACGCCCGTCAGCACTGTCCTCTGAAGAAT TCTACATTTCTGGATTATGTCCGGCCACGGTCCTGGACTTGTCGGTACGTGTTTTAG
- the Soat1 gene encoding sterol O-acyltransferase 1 isoform X2 — protein sequence MKNNHRAKDLRAPPEQGKIFISRRSLLDELFEVDHIRTIYHMFIALLIIFILSTLVVDYIDEGRLVLEFNLLAYAFGKLSIVIWTWWAMFLSALSIPYFLFQQWAYGYSKSSHPLIYSLVHGSLFLVFQLGILGFVPTYVVLAYTLPPASRFILILEQIRLVMKAHSFVRENVPRVLNAAKEKSSTVPVPTVNQYLYFLFAPTLIYRDNYPRTPTVRWGYVAMQFLQVFGCLFYVYYIFERLCAPLFRNIKQEPFSARVLVLCVFNSILPGVLMLFLSFFAFLHCWLNAFAEMLRFGDRMFYKDWWNSTSYSNYYRTWNVVVHDWLYYYVYKDLLWFFSKRFKSAAMLAVFALSAVVHEYALAVCLSYFYPVLFVLFMFFGMAFNFIVNDSRKRPIWNIMVWTSLFLGHGVILCFYSQEWYARQHCPLKNSTFLDYVRPRSWTCRYVF from the exons atgaaaaacaaccaCAGAGCCAA agaTCTGAGAGCACCTCCAGAACAAGGGAAGATTTTTATTTCAAGGCGGTCTCTGTTAGA CGAGCTGTTTGAAGTGGACCACATCAGAACAATCTACCACATGTTCATCGCACTCCTCATCATCTTCATCCTCAGCACGCTCGTCGTGGATTACATCGATGAAGGGAG GCTGGTACTTGAGTTCAATCTCCTGGCCTATGCTTTTGGCAAACTTTCTATTGTTATTTGGACATGGTGGGCCATGTTCCTATCTGCACTGTCAATCCCCTATTTCCTGTTCCAGCAATGGGCCTACGGTTATAGCAAGAGTTCTCACCCGCTGATCTATTCCCTTGTCCATGGCTCGCTCTTCTTAGTCTTTCAACTTGGAATCCTAGGTTTTGTACCAACGTATGTTGTCTTAGCGTACACACTGCCACCGGCCTCCCGGTTCATTCTGATACTGGAACAG ATTCGTTTGGTAATGAAGGCTCACTCGTTTGTCAGAGAGAATGTGCCACGAGTACTAAATGCAGCCAAGGAGAAGTCAA GCACAGTTCCGGTACCCACAGTCAACCAGTACCTGTACTTCCTGTTTGCTCCGACACTTATTTACCGAGACAACTACCCAAG gaCTCCTACAGTAAGATGGGGTTATGTTGCTATGCAGTTCTTAcag GTTTTTGGTTGCCTGTTTTATGTGTACTACATCTTTGAGAGACTCTGTGCCCCACTGTTCCGGAATATTAAACAGGAGCCCTTCAGTGCTCGTGTCCTGGTCCTGTGTGTATTTAACTCCATCTTGCCAG GTGTGCTGATGCTGTTCCTTTCGTTCTTTGCCTTTTTGCACTGCTGGCTCAACGCCTTTGCTGAAATGTTACGCTTTGGTGACAGGATGTTTTATAAG GACTGGTGGAACTCTACGTCATACTCCAACTACTACAGGACCTGGAATGTGGTGGTCCACGACTGGCTCTACTACTATGTTTACAAGGACCTCCTCTGG TTTTTCTCAAAGAGGTTCAAATCTGCCGCCATGTTGGCCGTCTTTGCCCTGTCAGCCGTGGTGCATGAGTATGCCCTTGCTGTCTGCTTGAGCTACTTCTACCCAGTCCTCTTTGTGCTCTTCATGTTCTTTGGAA TGGCTTTTAACTTCATTGTTAACGACAGTCGGAAAAGGCCAATCTGGAACATTATGGTTTGGACTTCTCTGTTCCTGGGCCATGGAGTCATTCTGTGCTTTTATTCTCAAGAGTGGTACGCCCGTCAGCACTGTCCTCTGAAGAAT TCTACATTTCTGGATTATGTCCGGCCACGGTCCTGGACTTGTCGGTACGTGTTTTAG